In a single window of the Motilibacter peucedani genome:
- a CDS encoding type II secretion system F family protein — MSTLTFEYVGRDTAGKAVKGKVEADSASSAAGQVRQLGVTASSITEASRTGLSREVKLPSFGAKVKLKDLAVFSRQFSTMINSGLSLLRALVILENQTENEELAKVLGQVRADVETGVSLSSAMGKHVRIFPPLMVNMIRAGEVGGFLDSVLLQIAENFESEVKLRGKVKAAMTYPVVVFVLSIVMSIGMLLFIVPTFSGMFASLGGTLPLPTRVLMAMSAFLKVGIIPLTLLAVGFAVFIGKVKHTDRFHAIVDPVKLKMPVFGPLFHKIALSRFSRNLGTMLRSGVPILQALDIVADTTGNVVIGAGVRGIQESVRRGDSIAKPLEQHPAFPSMIVQMLAVGEDTGALDSMLLKISDFYDQEVEATTESLTALIEPLMIAFLGAVVGSMIVGLYMPIFKIFDLVGKQA; from the coding sequence ATGTCAACTCTCACCTTCGAGTACGTCGGCCGCGACACCGCCGGCAAGGCGGTCAAGGGCAAGGTCGAGGCGGACTCCGCCTCGTCCGCCGCCGGGCAGGTGCGCCAGCTCGGCGTCACCGCGTCGAGCATCACCGAGGCCAGCAGGACCGGGCTCAGCCGCGAGGTCAAGCTGCCGTCCTTCGGCGCCAAGGTGAAGCTCAAGGACCTCGCCGTCTTCTCACGGCAGTTCTCCACGATGATCAATTCGGGCCTCTCGCTGCTGCGTGCCCTGGTGATCCTCGAGAACCAGACCGAGAACGAGGAGCTGGCGAAGGTCCTCGGTCAGGTGCGCGCCGACGTCGAGACCGGTGTCTCGCTCTCGAGCGCGATGGGCAAGCACGTACGCATCTTCCCGCCGCTGATGGTCAACATGATCCGCGCCGGCGAGGTCGGCGGCTTCCTCGACTCCGTGCTCCTGCAGATCGCCGAGAACTTCGAGTCCGAGGTCAAGCTGCGGGGCAAGGTCAAGGCCGCGATGACCTACCCGGTCGTCGTCTTCGTCCTCTCGATCGTCATGTCGATCGGCATGCTGCTCTTCATCGTGCCGACCTTCTCGGGCATGTTCGCCTCGCTGGGCGGCACCCTGCCGCTCCCGACGCGCGTCCTCATGGCGATGAGCGCCTTCCTCAAGGTCGGCATCATCCCGCTGACGCTGCTGGCCGTCGGGTTCGCCGTCTTCATCGGCAAGGTGAAGCACACCGACCGCTTCCACGCCATCGTCGACCCGGTCAAGCTCAAGATGCCGGTGTTCGGGCCGCTGTTCCACAAGATCGCGCTGTCGCGGTTCTCGCGCAACCTCGGCACCATGCTGCGCTCCGGAGTGCCGATCCTGCAGGCGCTCGACATCGTCGCCGACACCACGGGCAACGTCGTCATCGGCGCCGGCGTGCGCGGCATCCAGGAGTCGGTGCGCCGTGGCGACTCGATCGCGAAGCCGCTCGAGCAGCACCCGGCGTTCCCCTCGATGATCGTGCAGATGCTCGCCGTCGGCGAGGACACCGGCGCGCTCGACTCGATGCTGCTGAAGATCAGCGACTTCTACGACCAGGAGGTCGAGGCGACCACCGAGTCGCTGACCGCCCTCATCGAGCCGCTGATGATCGCCTTCCTCGGCGCGGTGGTCGGCAGCATGATCGTGGGCCTCTACATGCCGATCTTCAAGATCTTCGACCTGGTGGGCAAGCAGGCCTGA
- a CDS encoding shikimate dehydrogenase translates to MPRAAVLGSPIRHSLSPVLHRAAYAALGLEGWSYDACEVDEARLPGFVASLGAEWAGLSLTMPLKRAVLPLLDEASEVVRQTGAANTLVLRGGRRVGDNTDVAGIAAALAERGAGVPQRAVVLGGGATAASALAALAAMGAGQVTLVTRRPASAHELAPVAAAAGVRAAPAAWDPPSVATLLGGADVVVAAATAGAADGVAAALRAPVRGVLLDVVYDPWPTALAAAWERAGGEVASGLDLLVHQATHQVLAMTGAQASTAALVEPMRTAGLAALAARAG, encoded by the coding sequence ATGCCGCGGGCCGCGGTCCTCGGGTCCCCGATCCGGCACTCGCTCTCCCCGGTGCTGCACCGCGCCGCCTACGCGGCGCTCGGGCTCGAGGGCTGGTCCTACGACGCCTGCGAGGTCGACGAGGCGAGGCTGCCCGGCTTCGTGGCGTCGCTCGGCGCCGAGTGGGCGGGGCTCTCGCTCACCATGCCGCTCAAGCGCGCCGTGCTGCCGCTGCTCGACGAGGCGAGCGAGGTCGTGCGCCAGACCGGGGCGGCCAACACGCTGGTGCTGCGCGGCGGACGCCGGGTCGGGGACAACACCGACGTGGCGGGCATCGCCGCAGCGCTCGCCGAGCGGGGCGCCGGCGTCCCCCAGCGTGCCGTCGTGCTCGGCGGGGGAGCGACCGCGGCGTCGGCGCTGGCGGCGCTCGCCGCGATGGGCGCCGGCCAGGTGACGCTGGTGACCCGGCGCCCGGCGTCGGCGCACGAGCTGGCCCCTGTGGCGGCGGCCGCGGGCGTACGCGCCGCCCCCGCCGCCTGGGACCCGCCCTCGGTCGCGACCCTCCTGGGCGGTGCCGACGTCGTCGTCGCCGCAGCGACGGCGGGTGCCGCCGACGGCGTCGCGGCGGCGCTGCGCGCGCCGGTCCGGGGGGTGCTCCTCGACGTCGTCTACGACCCGTGGCCGACCGCCCTGGCGGCAGCCTGGGAGCGCGCCGGGGGAGAGGTCGCGAGCGGGCTCGACCTGCTCGTGCACCAGGCGACGCACCAGGTGCTGGCGATGACCGGCGCGCAGGCCTCCACCGCCGCGCTCGTCGAGCCGATGCGTACGGCGGGGCTGGCAGCGCTCGCAGCCCGCGCGGGCTGA
- a CDS encoding type IV pilus twitching motility protein PilT, with protein sequence MEQSQPASDPSAYSFFDAAPAAPSLAPIALEPLGLAPATTPVPAARLAEPASGAAQPSGGPLDLHELLDLMLAAGASDLHLTSGASPALRVHGVLEQRRDLPMMTPPVLQQMVYSMLTQRQRERFEQVWELDMSYSLPGRARFRVNVYRQRDSIGAAFRLIPFEIQRLETLGVPQSIAEFAGLPRGFVLVTGPTGSGKSTTLASLVDLANRTREDHILTVEDPIEFLHRHQRCIVNQREVGSDTQSFTAALKHALRQDPDIVLVGELRDLETISVALTAAETGHLVFATLHTQDAAQTIDRVIDVFPPHQQQQVRVQLAGALQGVVSQTLVPRSDGSGRVVAAEVLTVTPAIRNLIREGKTHQIYSAMQAGAAHGMQTMDQALAELVRHNVVSYETALTKCHHAQDFQRLTGRA encoded by the coding sequence GTGGAGCAGAGCCAGCCGGCCTCGGACCCCTCGGCGTACTCGTTCTTCGACGCTGCGCCCGCTGCGCCGTCGCTCGCACCGATCGCGCTCGAGCCGCTCGGCCTGGCACCGGCCACCACGCCCGTGCCCGCAGCCCGGCTCGCCGAGCCGGCGAGCGGTGCAGCTCAGCCCAGCGGCGGGCCGCTCGACCTGCACGAGCTGCTCGACCTCATGCTCGCCGCCGGCGCCTCGGACCTCCACCTGACCTCCGGCGCCTCCCCGGCGCTGCGCGTGCACGGCGTGCTCGAGCAGCGGCGCGACCTGCCGATGATGACGCCGCCCGTGCTCCAGCAGATGGTCTACAGCATGCTGACGCAGCGCCAGCGCGAGCGCTTCGAGCAGGTGTGGGAGCTCGACATGTCCTACAGCCTGCCGGGCCGGGCGCGGTTCCGCGTCAACGTCTACCGCCAGCGCGACTCCATCGGCGCGGCCTTCCGCCTCATCCCGTTCGAGATCCAGCGGCTCGAGACCCTCGGCGTGCCGCAGTCGATCGCCGAGTTCGCCGGCCTGCCCCGCGGCTTCGTCCTGGTGACCGGTCCGACCGGCTCCGGCAAGTCGACGACGCTGGCCTCGCTGGTCGACCTGGCCAACCGCACCCGCGAGGACCACATCCTCACCGTCGAGGACCCGATCGAGTTCCTCCACCGCCACCAGCGCTGCATCGTCAACCAGCGCGAGGTCGGCTCCGACACCCAGAGCTTCACCGCCGCGCTGAAGCACGCGCTGCGCCAGGACCCCGACATCGTCCTCGTGGGCGAGCTGCGCGACCTCGAGACCATCAGCGTCGCGCTCACGGCCGCCGAGACCGGCCACCTCGTCTTCGCCACCCTGCACACCCAGGACGCCGCGCAGACGATCGACCGCGTCATCGACGTCTTCCCGCCGCACCAGCAGCAGCAGGTGCGCGTCCAGCTCGCCGGTGCGCTGCAGGGCGTGGTGTCCCAGACGCTCGTGCCGCGCAGCGACGGCTCCGGCCGTGTGGTCGCCGCCGAGGTGCTGACCGTGACGCCTGCGATCCGCAACCTGATCCGCGAGGGCAAGACCCACCAGATCTACTCGGCCATGCAGGCGGGCGCCGCCCACGGCATGCAGACGATGGACCAGGCGCTCGCCGAGCTGGTGCGCCACAACGTCGTCAGCTACGAGACGGCGCTCACGAAGTGCCACCACGCGCAGGACTTCCAGCGGCTGACCGGCCGGGCCTGA
- the ruvX gene encoding Holliday junction resolvase RuvX yields the protein MRLGVDVGSVRIGVAVSDPRGTVAVPLETVARASRRSGADLARLRELVQEYDAVEVVVGLPLSLSGAEGAAAEAARAFAVRLARAVAPVPLRMVDERLSTVAAHRGLRAAGVTERQGRGRVDASAAAFLLQAALDAGPAPAPDDPEVEA from the coding sequence GTGCGCCTGGGGGTCGACGTCGGCAGCGTACGCATCGGCGTGGCGGTCAGCGACCCGCGCGGCACCGTCGCGGTGCCGCTCGAGACGGTCGCGCGGGCCAGCCGGCGCTCCGGCGCCGACCTCGCCCGCCTGCGCGAGCTGGTGCAGGAGTACGACGCGGTCGAGGTGGTCGTCGGGCTCCCGCTCTCGCTCTCGGGCGCCGAGGGCGCGGCGGCCGAGGCGGCCCGCGCGTTCGCGGTGCGGCTCGCGCGGGCGGTCGCACCCGTGCCCCTGCGGATGGTCGACGAGCGGCTCTCGACCGTCGCGGCGCACCGCGGGCTGCGCGCCGCTGGCGTGACCGAGCGCCAGGGACGTGGCAGAGTGGATGCTTCTGCGGCCGCGTTCCTCTTGCAGGCCGCCCTGGACGCCGGGCCGGCGCCCGCGCCCGACGATCCCGAGGTGGAGGCATGA
- the mltG gene encoding endolytic transglycosylase MltG — protein MSTTREVGPSRRDDSSRSRRPAEGYDGPSAGDRVKNLVAVLVAVAMLAGLGGGAWYAVHRTFGGIGSVTNDYAGEGTSSTVVIKITKGNTAADVGRTLKAKGVTKSVQAFVDAARADDRSSELQPGSYKLHKQMSGAAAFAALLDPSSKAEVKVVIPEGLTVAEIEAKLVKQTGIAKKQFDTALASPKLGLPDYAKGKPEGLLFPATYLFDPDSTALQVLQKMVGRMKQEVTALKLDADGKDPYRTITIASMLEKEVNNTSDYGKAARVAENRLDQGIALGFDSALHYDLGQDVQLTTDVIENKERDNPYNLRRRAGLPPTPISNPGAATLKAAQNPTPGDWTYFLTIDPKSGKTLFFDNNRDFVNAKIKYGIDY, from the coding sequence ATGAGCACGACTCGAGAGGTCGGCCCCAGCCGACGCGACGACTCGTCGCGCAGCCGGCGCCCGGCCGAGGGCTACGACGGTCCGAGCGCGGGCGACCGCGTCAAGAACCTCGTCGCGGTGCTCGTCGCCGTGGCCATGCTGGCCGGCCTCGGCGGCGGTGCCTGGTACGCCGTGCACCGCACCTTCGGCGGCATCGGCAGCGTCACCAACGACTACGCCGGCGAGGGCACCAGCTCGACGGTCGTCATCAAGATCACCAAGGGCAACACCGCCGCCGACGTCGGGCGCACGCTGAAGGCCAAGGGCGTCACCAAGAGCGTGCAGGCCTTCGTCGACGCCGCCCGCGCCGACGACCGCTCCTCCGAGCTCCAACCGGGCAGCTACAAGCTGCACAAGCAGATGTCGGGCGCCGCCGCGTTCGCCGCGCTGCTCGACCCCAGCAGCAAGGCCGAGGTCAAGGTCGTCATCCCCGAGGGCCTGACCGTCGCCGAGATCGAGGCCAAGCTGGTCAAGCAGACCGGCATCGCCAAGAAGCAGTTCGACACCGCCCTCGCCAGCCCGAAGCTCGGCCTGCCCGACTACGCCAAGGGCAAGCCCGAGGGCTTGCTCTTCCCCGCCACCTACCTGTTCGACCCTGACTCGACCGCCCTGCAGGTGCTGCAGAAGATGGTCGGCCGGATGAAGCAGGAGGTCACCGCGCTCAAGCTCGACGCCGACGGCAAGGACCCCTACCGCACGATCACCATCGCCAGCATGCTGGAGAAGGAGGTCAACAACACCTCCGACTACGGCAAGGCGGCGCGGGTGGCGGAGAACCGGCTCGACCAGGGCATCGCCCTCGGCTTCGACTCGGCGCTGCACTACGACCTCGGCCAGGACGTGCAGCTGACGACCGACGTGATCGAGAACAAGGAACGGGACAACCCCTACAACCTGCGCCGTCGCGCCGGACTGCCGCCGACGCCCATCAGCAACCCCGGAGCAGCGACGCTCAAGGCCGCGCAGAACCCGACGCCGGGCGACTGGACCTACTTCCTGACGATCGACCCGAAGTCCGGCAAGACGCTGTTCTTCGACAACAACCGCGACTTCGTCAACGCCAAGATCAAGTACGGCATCGACTACTGA